Proteins from a single region of Ziziphus jujuba cultivar Dongzao chromosome 1, ASM3175591v1:
- the LOC132803739 gene encoding IAA-amino acid hydrolase ILR1-like 4: MGVFLEWVSVILVLCMFVPIPIFSDSTFSSNGLLKTPSELLNFAKKPEVFDWMVGIRRKIHENPELGYEEFETGKLIRAELDKLGIPYKYPVAITGVIGHIGTGKPPFVAIRADMDALAMQEKVEWEHESKIPGKMHACGHDAHVAMLLGAAKILKEHEKELQGTVVLLFQPAEEGGGGAKKILEAGALENVNAIFGLHISSRMPLGEAFSRPGPIMAGSGFFEAVISGRGGHAALPQHSIDPILAASNVIVGLQHLVSREADPLDSQVVTIAKFHGGGAFNVIPDSVTIGGTFRAFSKESFAQLRQRIEEVITWQAAVQKCNATVDFLENEKPFFPPTINHEKLHEHFLKIAGEMLGRDKVKDLQPTMGTEDFAFYQEVIPGYYFYLGMENRAIEKLESAHSPYYQVNEDVLPYGAALHTSLAASYLFKFQQEVPSQSQEVKYHDEL; encoded by the exons ATGGGTGTTTTTCTCGAATGGGTCTCTGTGATTCTGGTCCTTTGTATGTTTGTTCCAATACCCATCTTCTCAGATTCGACTTTCAGCTCCAATGGTCTCTTAAAAACACCCTCAGAGTTGCTCAATTTCGCCAAGAAACCAGAGGTGTTTGATTGGATGGTTGGAATCAGGAGGAAAATACATGAAAATCCTGAACTGGGTTATGAAGAATTTGAGACCGGTAAGCTGATAAGAGCAGAACTAGATAAACTGGGTATCCCCTATAAGTACCCAGTAGCGATTACCGGTGTCATCGGCCATATTGGAACCGGAAAACCGCCTTTTGTTGCGATAAGAGCTGATATGGATGCTCTAGCTATGCAG GAAAAGGTGGAGTGGGAGCATGAAAGTAAAATTCCTGGAAAGATGCATGCTTGTGGACATGATGCACATGTTGCGATGCTTCTCGGTGCCGCGAAGATCCTGAAAGAGCATGAGAAAGAGCTACAA GGGACAGTTGTTCTTTTATTCCAACCAGCTGAGGAAGGAGGTGGAGGGGCCAAGAAAATTTTAGAAGCTGGTGCATTAGAGAATGTAAATGCAATATTTGGGTTGCATATATCATCTAGAATGCCACTTGGGGAAGCTTTCTCCAGACCTGGTCCAATAATGGCTGGAAGTGGCTTTTTTGAAGCAGTAATAAGTGGTAGAGGCGGTCATGCGGCCCTTCCTCAGCACTCAATTGACCCAATATTGGCAGCTTCAAATGTGATTGTTGGCTTACAACATCTTGTTTCGCGTGAAGCTGATCCACTGGACTCACAG GTTGTGACAATTGCTAAATTCCATGGAGGTGGTGCGTTCAATGTTATTCCAGATTCTGTTACAATTGGTGGCACTTTCCGAGCCTTTTCTAAGGAGAGTTTTGCTCAACTGAGACAACGTATTGAGGAG GTTATCACCTGGCAGGCTGCTGTTCAAAAGTGCAATGCTACCGTGGATTTCCTTGAAAACGAGAAACCCTTCTTCCCTCCTACCATAAACCATGAAAAGTTGCATGAACACTTCCTGAAGATAGCAGGTGAAATGCTTGGCCGTGATAAAGTTAAAGATTTGCAACCAACGATGGGTACAGAAGATTTTGCATTCTACCAAGAGGTTATTCCCGGATACTACTTCTACCTTGGAATGGAGAATAGAGCAATTGAAAAGCTTGAATCAGCACATTCACCTTACTACCAAGTCAATGAAGATGTACTTCCTTATGGTGCTGCACTCCACACTTCGTTGGCTGCTAGCTATCTGTTTAAATTCCAACAGGAAGTTCCTTCACAATCACAAGAAGTAAAATATCATGATGAATTGTAA